One Fictibacillus halophilus genomic window, GTGAATCCGTTAATGTCAGGTTTGTAGGTTTTACTACAGATACAGTCAGGTATGATTTTGGCATTGTTTATACGAATATGTTTTTTGGCAAGCCATTAGTAGTATGTATGCAAACAGGAAGATCAGCTTTATTAGATTCAAATGATATGCGTAATTTAGAATATATCAAGCAAGTCTTTCATATTAAAACGCTTAAAGAAGCTGAGGATCTTGCACTTTTCTTTGAAGAAGCTGTGCCAAATATTCATACTATTGAGCAGTATGATTAATCAGCATATTTTTTTAATGTGTTATACTAAATGTGTTGACAAATTAAATGTGACATAATATTATAAAGATATAATCGTAAGCGCTTTCAAAATGTGAAGGGAGATGGAACGAATGGGAGTAATCATTTGCCAAACGTGTGAAACAACAATTGAACATTTTGAAGAGGAAAAAGTGACCACTTTGTATTCAAACAAATGCCCACATTGCCATGAGCAAACGAATTTAGATAAGTAACAAAAAAGAAGACCTCTCATGGTCTTCTTTTTTGTGGATAATTATCGAATAGCCACTTGTTCTTGGATAACTTTCAGGTACTTCAAATCTGCATTTTCTGGACCTTGAACGGGTAGACCAGCTTCAAGGTTTTCTTTAATATATTCCAAGTTTTCCTTAGTGATAATTTCACCAGGAATAAATATTGGAATTCCTGGAGGGTAGACCATTACGAACTCTGCGATGATTCTGCCAGCAGATTCTTCAAACGGTACACTCTCTGTATTTGCATAAAAAGCATCACGTGGTGATAGGGCGAGAACAGGAATATCTGGAACATGTACAGGTATTGATTTGACCTCTTCATTCTTTGAATGACTTAACTCATCAGAAAGTTGAGATAACGCTTGAACAAGAGCCATTGTATCTTTTTCATGATCGGCTGTTGTGATCAAACATAGTATGTTGTACAAATCAGACAACTCTACCTCAATATTGAAGTTTTGACGAAGCCATGTTTCAGCTTCATAGCCTGTGATGCCAAGGTCTTTTACTGAGATTAAAAGCTTGGATGGGTCGTAATCAAATGTTGCTGATGTGCCAAGCTTTTCTTCCCCTACACAATATAAATTTGGAATATCATTAATCTTTGCTCGTGTTTCATTAGCAAGTCGGATTGTTTTTTCAATCAGTGTATACCCTTCAGTAGCAAGACGGCGACGAGCAGCATCCAACGATGCAAGAAGGATATAGGATGTAGATGTCGTAGTCATCATACTAAGAATGGTTTGCACGCGTTCTGGTGATACAAGTCCTTCTCTTACATTAAGAATAGAACTTCCTGTCAGTGACCCACCGAGCTTATGAACACTCGTTGCTGCCATGTCTGCTCCAGCTTGCATCGCAGATAACGGCATGTGATCATGAAAGTGGATTAAAACACCATGTGCCTCATCTACAAGTACAGGTACGTCGAATCGATGAGCAATATCAACGATTCCTTTTAAGTCAGCTGCAAAACCAAAATAAGTCGGGTTAATCACTAGGACCGCTTTTGTGTCAGGATGTTGATTTAAGGCTTTTTCTACACTATCTGGTGTAATGCCATGTGAGATTCCAAGTTCAGGATCGATCTCAGGATGGATAAAAATCGGAGTTGCTCCTGAAAAGACGATTGCTGTCATGATTGACTTATGCACGTTTCGCGGCACAAGAATCTTATCTCCAGGTGACACAACAGACATGATCATCGTCATGATTGCACCGCTAGTTCCTTGTACAGAAAAGAAAGTGTGATCAGCACCAAAAGCTTGTGCAGCAAGTGCTTGTGCTTTTTTTATCATTCCTTTTGGATGATGCAAGTCATCTAATGGTGTAATGTTAATAAGGTCAATTGATAATGCGTTTGGTCCAATAAAATCTTTAAATTCTTCATCCATTCCTTGCCCTTTTTTGTGACCCGGAATGTGAAACTGCAAGGGATTCTTGTTTGCATGTTCACGCAAACCAGTAAATAAAGGAGTTTCGTGTTGAGACAATGTATTCTACACCTCATCTATCGTTAACTTATATTGATTTTTACCTTTTTATAAAACAAAAGAAGTATAACAGAAAATGCATGAAGATGTAAGTAAATGATTTAATTTTCAAGGAGGAAATGAATTGAACACTAGACTAACACAACTATTACATATAAAGTTTCCAATTATTCAAGGAGGGCTCGCATATCTAGCATATTCTGAACTTGCTTCAGCTGTTTCTAATGCGGGTGGGTTAGGCCAGATTACAGCCATGTCATTACCAGATTCAAACGCGTTAAAGTCTGAAATTCAAAAGACAAAAAAATTAACATCTAAACCTTTTGGAGTTAACTTTGCGATTGGACAACATGGAAGACCATATGAAGAGATGCTTGAGGCTGCAATAGAAGAAGAGGTCGAAGTAATCAGTATAACAGGAGGAAATCCTGCACCTGTCTTAAATCGCTTAAGAGATACAGATATTAAAACATTAGTACTTGTGTCAAGCGTCAGACAAGCCATGAAAGCAGAGCAATTAGGCGCGGATGCTGTAATGGCAGTTGGTCAAGAAGGTGGGGGCCATATCGGTAAAGATGATACGGGAACTTTTGTCTTAGTTCCACAAGTGGTTGAGAATGTTTCCATTCCAGTAATTGCCTCAGGAGGAATAGGGGATGGGAGGGGACTGATGGCAGCGCTGGCTCTAGGGGCAGAAGGGGTTGAGATGGGTACAAGATTTATCGCTACAGAAGAATGTGTTCATGCACATCCCTTATATAAACAACTTGTAGTTGAAAGTTCAGAATTAGATACAGTGGTTATTAAAAGAACTTTAGGTGCACCTGGCAGAACGCTACGAACAGATTTTACACTCAAAATTTTAGAAGAAGAGAATAAGGGTGGAACATTTCATCACTTAAAAGATTACATTAGTGGAGAAGCGAACCAAAAATTTATTTATGAAGGAAAAAGTGAAGAAGGATTTGGGTGGGCTGGACAAATTATTGGAAGGATTAACGATGTGCCTTCAATAGAAGAATTGTTCAATAGGATAAATGATGAAGCCGAAGCCATTAAACAAAAATTAAACAACCTTTTCTAACACTTTTCTAACAATGATGATACTTACCCATACATTTTTGTTGTACGGCAATATACTAGTGGTAAGAAGCAGCGAATCTTCTGCTTCCTGCCACTTTTTTATTTACAGCTTTTTCTTTAACTCGTACAAAGGTAACAACGTTTTGAACGTCTCATCAATTCGGTCGTACCAATCATTCACACTCATGTTTGCAGCTTCATCTTTTTCAATACGAACGCCACAAAGTAATTCTGCTTTTTTTACAGTGCTAAGACGGGTTGCCATTTCTTCTAGACGTTCCTTTTTAACCTCACGATGTGGGTAACTAACAGGCTTCATATGATCATCAGACCATACGAAATCGTTAGGTATATTCTTCTT contains:
- a CDS encoding GapA-binding peptide SR1P, encoding MGVIICQTCETTIEHFEEEKVTTLYSNKCPHCHEQTNLDK
- a CDS encoding aminotransferase class I/II-fold pyridoxal phosphate-dependent enzyme is translated as MSQHETPLFTGLREHANKNPLQFHIPGHKKGQGMDEEFKDFIGPNALSIDLINITPLDDLHHPKGMIKKAQALAAQAFGADHTFFSVQGTSGAIMTMIMSVVSPGDKILVPRNVHKSIMTAIVFSGATPIFIHPEIDPELGISHGITPDSVEKALNQHPDTKAVLVINPTYFGFAADLKGIVDIAHRFDVPVLVDEAHGVLIHFHDHMPLSAMQAGADMAATSVHKLGGSLTGSSILNVREGLVSPERVQTILSMMTTTSTSYILLASLDAARRRLATEGYTLIEKTIRLANETRAKINDIPNLYCVGEEKLGTSATFDYDPSKLLISVKDLGITGYEAETWLRQNFNIEVELSDLYNILCLITTADHEKDTMALVQALSQLSDELSHSKNEEVKSIPVHVPDIPVLALSPRDAFYANTESVPFEESAGRIIAEFVMVYPPGIPIFIPGEIITKENLEYIKENLEAGLPVQGPENADLKYLKVIQEQVAIR
- a CDS encoding NAD(P)H-dependent flavin oxidoreductase, whose amino-acid sequence is MNTRLTQLLHIKFPIIQGGLAYLAYSELASAVSNAGGLGQITAMSLPDSNALKSEIQKTKKLTSKPFGVNFAIGQHGRPYEEMLEAAIEEEVEVISITGGNPAPVLNRLRDTDIKTLVLVSSVRQAMKAEQLGADAVMAVGQEGGGHIGKDDTGTFVLVPQVVENVSIPVIASGGIGDGRGLMAALALGAEGVEMGTRFIATEECVHAHPLYKQLVVESSELDTVVIKRTLGAPGRTLRTDFTLKILEEENKGGTFHHLKDYISGEANQKFIYEGKSEEGFGWAGQIIGRINDVPSIEELFNRINDEAEAIKQKLNNLF
- a CDS encoding DUF3055 domain-containing protein → MEWFEKLYDESESVNVRFVGFTTDTVRYDFGIVYTNMFFGKPLVVCMQTGRSALLDSNDMRNLEYIKQVFHIKTLKEAEDLALFFEEAVPNIHTIEQYD